In Brachionichthys hirsutus isolate HB-005 chromosome 5, CSIRO-AGI_Bhir_v1, whole genome shotgun sequence, a single genomic region encodes these proteins:
- the bbs2 gene encoding Bardet-Biedl syndrome 2 protein homolog, with translation MLIPIFTLKLNHKIKPRAVAVGTFDGVHPCLTAATQTGKVFIHNPHARSRRPAAHRLSQSTQDSDVSLLNINQAVTCLTAGRLGRDAAGDTLLVGSQSSLLAYDVHDNADVFYREATDGANAIVLGMLGDIPAPLAIVGGNCALQGYDYEGNDHFWTVTGDNVRSLALCDFTGDGKNELLVGSEDFDIRVFKEDELLSEMTENETVTSLCHMCGSRFGYALANGTVGAYDRTARCWRIKSKNHAVSIHAFDLNADGVPELITGWSNGKIDARSDRTGEVIFKDNFSSSVAGVVDGDYRLDGQRQLICTSVEGEVRGYLPASQDLRGSLMDSSTEQDLVRELSLRRQSLLLELRSYQENAEGLLGETRGGGVIPANTQLQTALLVRPATEAQKAHVELSIATPNETVIRAVLIFAEGIFEGESHVVHPGTHNLSGCVRVPITPPKDMPVDLHIKAFVGDELSTQLHVFELTRQLPRFSMYDITAESSAAPPSGWATFSINDRPQRVAMWLNQNFLLLEGVDGPDVTFNSLRGGGLLSISMASNGQITLRTDDIDLAGDLVQSLASFLAVEDLSAETDFPGYFEELRNTLTEVDEFHAVHQKLTAAIADHSNSIRSMLVQAEDARLMGDMTTMKKRYRELYDLNRDLINEYKIRSNHHKALLACLKSVNQAIQRAGRLRVGKPKNQVISACRDAIKSNNANALFRIMRAGS, from the exons GTTTTCATCCACAACCCTCACGCGAGGAGTCGGAGACCGGCGGCCCACCGACTGAGTCAGAGCACGCAGGACTCCGATGTCTCCTTGCTCAACATCAACCAGGCCGTCACCTGTCTGACGGCGGGACGGCTGGGGCGGGACGCCGCGGGGGACACGCTGCTGGTGGGATCCCAAAGCAGCCTGTTGGCCTATGACGTCCACGACAACGCCGATGTGTTCTACAGGGAG gcCACTGATGGGGCCAACGCGATTGTGTTGGGAATGCTGGGAGACATCCCAGCGCCCCTAGCCATCGTCGGTGGGAACTGCGCCCTGCAAGGCTACGACTACGAGGGCAACGACCACTTCTGGACA GTGACTGGCGATAACGTCCGGTCTCTGGCGCTCTGTGACTTCACTGGCGACGGGAAAAACGAG CTCCTGGTTGGCTCAGAGGACTTTGACATCCGGGTGTTCAAAGAGGACGAGCTCCTGTCTGAGATGACTGagaatgag ACGGTCACGTCGCTGTGCCACATGTGCGGCAGCCGCTTTGGCTACGCCCTGGCCAACGGTACGGTGGGGGCGTACGACCGCACGGCCCGGTGCTGGAGGATCAAG TCGAAGAATCACGCCGTGAGCATTCACGCCTTTGACCTGAACGCCGACGGCGTGCCGGAGCTCATCACCGGTTGGTCCAACGGAAAG ATCGATGCTCGTAGCGACCGCACAGGTGAGGTGATCTTCAAAGACAACTTCTCGTCCTCCGTGGCCGGCGTGGTGGACGGCGACTACCGGCTGGACGGCCAGCGGCAGCTGATCTGCACCTCGGTCGAGGGGGAGG TCCGAGGTTACCTGCCGGCCAGTCAGGACCTCAGAGGGAGCCTGATGGACTCCAGCACCGAGCAGGACCTCGTCAGAGAGCTCAGTCTGCGCAGACAgagtctgctgctggagctgcgcAGCTACCAAGAGAACGCCGAG GGTTTGCTGGGGGAGACGCGTGGAGGGGGGGTCATCCCAGCCAACACTCAGCTGCAGACCGCTCTGCTAGTGAGGCCTGCTACAGAAGCCCAGAAGGCTCATGTAGAGCTCAGCATTGCAACCCCAAACG AAACCGTCATCCGTGCAGTGCTCATCTTCGCAGAGGGAATATTTGAGGGCGAGAGCCACGTGGTCCATCCCGGTACCCACAACCTGTCAGGCTGCGTCCGCGTCCCCATTACCCCCCCCAAAGACATGCCAGTAGATCTGCACATCAAGGCCTTCGTTGGAGACGAGCTCAG CACCCAGCTCCACGTCTTTGAACTCACTCGCCAGCTGCCTCGTTTCTCCATGTATGACATCACAGCCGAGTCGTCAGCGGCTCCGCCCTCTGGATGGGCTACCTTTAGCATCAACGATCGACCACAGCGG GTGGCGATGTGGTTGAATCAGAACTTCCTCCTTCTGGAAGGAGTCGACGGTCCAGATGTCACTTTTAATTCGCTCAGAGGAGGGGGGCTGTTGTCCATCAGCATGGCGAGCAACGGACAG ATCACCCTGAGGACAGACGACATTGACCTGGCTGGGGATCTGGTCCAGTCCCTGGCGTCCTTCCTGGCTGTGGAGGACTTGTCTGCAGAAACCGACTTCCCCGGATACTTTGAGGAACTACGGAACACGCTCACTGAG GTGGACGAGTTCCACGCCGTCCATCAGAAGCTAACTGCAGCTATAGCGGATCACTCCAACTCCATCAGGAGCATGCTGGTGCAAGCAGAGGACGCGCGTCTCATGGGGGACAT GACGACCATGAAGAAGCGTTACAGAGAGCTGTACGATCTTAACAGAGATCTGATCAATGAATATAAAATCCGCTCCAACCACCACAAGGCGCTGCTGGCCTGCCTGAAGTCTGTCAATCAGGCCATCCAGCGGGCGGGAAGACTGAGAG tGGGGAAGCCCAAGAACCAGGTGATCTCCGCCTGCCGAGACGCCATCAAGAGCAACAACGCCAACGCACTCTTCAGGATCATGAGAGCTGGCTCCTGA